One window of Hylemonella gracilis genomic DNA carries:
- a CDS encoding Hsp20/alpha crystallin family protein, whose protein sequence is MLFVPTLRRSAFAPSLRAFDRSLDRVFDNAVRNRLFGEAAEATQDDKFIELTFDMPGVAREQLSIGIEGKVVRIETLPEAKRQYKAAYELTQDIDASASEAKLENGVLTLKLSKVQPQDRSVKLTIN, encoded by the coding sequence ATGCTGTTCGTTCCCACTCTGCGTCGTTCCGCCTTTGCCCCCTCCCTGCGCGCGTTCGACCGCTCGCTCGACCGGGTTTTCGACAACGCCGTGCGCAATCGCCTCTTCGGTGAAGCCGCTGAGGCCACGCAGGACGACAAGTTCATCGAACTGACCTTCGACATGCCGGGCGTCGCCCGCGAGCAGCTGTCCATCGGCATCGAAGGCAAGGTCGTGCGCATCGAAACCTTGCCCGAAGCCAAGCGTCAATACAAGGCCGCCTATGAGCTGACCCAGGACATCGACGCGAGCGCCAGCGAGGCCAAGCTCGAAAACGGCGTGCTCACGCTCAAGCTGTCCAAGGTTCAACCCCAGGACCGCAGCGTCAAACTGACGATCAACTAA
- the tsaD gene encoding tRNA (adenosine(37)-N6)-threonylcarbamoyltransferase complex transferase subunit TsaD has product MSDLPLPSPLAPATLILGIESSCDETGVALVETRGQNAPQLLAHALHSQIAMHQAYGGVVPELASRDHIRRVLPLTDQVMREAGRALADIEVVAYTRGPGLAGALLVGAGVACALGAALGKPVLGVHHLEGHLLSPFLSADPPEFPFVALLVSGGHTQLMRVDGVGQYLLLGETIDDAAGEAFDKSAKLMGLGYPGGPALAKLAEQGDALAFKLPRPLLHSGDLDFSFAGLKTAVLTQSQRLQQISSAEFEMRKADLAASTQAAIVEVLVKKSLAALETTGLKRLVVAGGVGANKALREQLNAACANPRRKGGQVRVHYPELHLCTDNGAMIALAAAMRLQSGRQQAGRAYSFEVKPRWPLDAISAAAA; this is encoded by the coding sequence ATGTCCGATCTTCCCCTTCCGTCCCCGCTCGCGCCCGCCACGCTCATCCTCGGCATCGAATCCTCCTGCGACGAGACCGGCGTGGCCCTGGTCGAGACCCGTGGCCAGAACGCGCCCCAGCTGCTGGCCCATGCCTTGCACAGCCAGATCGCCATGCACCAGGCCTACGGTGGCGTGGTGCCTGAGCTGGCCAGCCGTGATCACATCCGGCGCGTGCTGCCGCTGACGGACCAAGTGATGCGTGAGGCCGGCCGCGCGCTGGCCGATATCGAGGTGGTGGCTTACACACGCGGCCCCGGCCTTGCAGGTGCCCTGCTGGTGGGCGCGGGCGTGGCTTGCGCATTGGGCGCGGCCCTGGGCAAGCCGGTGCTGGGCGTGCACCACCTGGAGGGTCATTTGCTCTCGCCTTTTCTGAGCGCCGACCCGCCGGAGTTTCCCTTCGTGGCCCTGTTGGTCTCTGGAGGACACACGCAACTGATGCGCGTGGATGGCGTGGGGCAGTACCTATTGCTGGGTGAAACCATCGACGACGCCGCGGGCGAAGCCTTCGACAAATCGGCCAAGCTGATGGGCCTGGGTTACCCGGGCGGTCCGGCGCTGGCGAAGTTGGCGGAACAGGGAGATGCCCTGGCCTTCAAGTTGCCTCGTCCGCTGCTGCACAGCGGTGACCTGGATTTTTCCTTTGCGGGCTTGAAGACGGCGGTGCTCACGCAGTCGCAGCGTTTGCAGCAGATCTCGAGCGCTGAATTTGAAATGCGCAAGGCCGATCTCGCGGCGTCCACGCAGGCAGCCATCGTGGAGGTGCTGGTGAAGAAGTCTTTGGCCGCGCTGGAAACCACAGGGCTCAAGCGCCTCGTCGTGGCGGGTGGCGTGGGCGCCAACAAGGCGTTGCGCGAGCAGCTCAACGCTGCCTGCGCCAACCCCCGGCGCAAGGGGGGGCAAGTGCGCGTGCACTATCCCGAGCTGCATCTGTGCACCGACAACGGCGCGATGATCGCGCTCGCTGCCGCCATGCGCCTGCAATCCGGACGGCAGCAGGCCGGCCGGGCCTACAGCTTCGAGGTCAAGCCGCGCTGGCCGCTGGACGCGATCAGTGCCGCCGCGGCCTGA
- a CDS encoding NAD(P)/FAD-dependent oxidoreductase has product MQQFDVVVIGAGAAGLFCAGVAGQRGLKVLLIDHAAKVAEKIRISGGGRCNFTNRDLDPRAPHKHYLGANPDFCRSALARYTPADFIALLQDAGIPWHEKHKGQLFCDRSADDIIQLLLRECAAGGVTHWQPCAVQAVRHRTGDTHAPVYELDTERGPVQCHSLVVATGGLSIPKVGATDFGHRLARQFGLNIVVPRPALVPLTFDGAAWGPYAGLAGLALPVRIEVAPPVPEAEPERANGPLKRPGGKGRPQGTAFLEDLLFTHRGLSGPAVLQISSYWQTGTPLRVDLLPGQNIGAHLVEAKQQSRKLLVTELAALLPTRLAEAWTAQDPAWQRPVADTSDKALAALAERLTRWMLTPTGSEGYAKAEVTAGGVDTRELSSQTLEARAQPGLYFIGEVVDVTGWLGGYNFQWAWASAHACAMALVPTPR; this is encoded by the coding sequence ATGCAGCAGTTCGATGTGGTGGTAATCGGGGCGGGCGCGGCCGGCCTGTTTTGCGCGGGTGTGGCCGGACAACGCGGCCTCAAGGTCCTGTTGATCGACCATGCCGCCAAGGTGGCCGAGAAGATCCGCATCTCCGGCGGTGGGCGTTGCAACTTCACCAACCGTGATCTGGACCCGCGCGCGCCGCACAAGCACTACCTCGGTGCAAACCCGGATTTCTGCCGCTCGGCGCTGGCGCGTTACACCCCTGCGGACTTCATCGCGCTGCTTCAAGACGCGGGTATACCCTGGCACGAAAAACACAAAGGTCAGCTTTTTTGCGACCGCTCGGCCGACGACATCATCCAATTGCTGCTGCGCGAATGCGCGGCGGGGGGCGTGACGCACTGGCAACCCTGCGCTGTGCAGGCCGTGCGACACAGAACCGGCGACACACACGCGCCTGTTTACGAGCTCGACACCGAGCGCGGCCCGGTGCAATGCCACTCCCTCGTGGTCGCCACCGGGGGCCTGTCCATCCCCAAGGTCGGCGCGACGGACTTTGGCCATCGCCTGGCCCGGCAATTCGGACTGAATATCGTCGTGCCGCGTCCGGCCCTGGTACCGCTGACCTTCGACGGCGCGGCCTGGGGCCCTTACGCCGGTTTGGCGGGCCTGGCTCTGCCGGTGCGAATCGAGGTCGCCCCCCCTGTCCCCGAGGCCGAGCCCGAGCGCGCGAACGGTCCCCTGAAGCGGCCCGGTGGCAAGGGGCGCCCGCAAGGCACGGCCTTCCTGGAAGATCTGCTGTTCACCCACCGGGGGCTTTCGGGTCCCGCAGTGCTGCAGATCTCCAGCTACTGGCAGACCGGCACGCCCCTGCGCGTCGACCTGCTGCCGGGACAGAACATCGGCGCCCACTTGGTCGAAGCCAAGCAACAGTCACGCAAGCTGCTCGTCACGGAACTGGCCGCCCTGCTGCCCACCCGCCTGGCCGAAGCCTGGACCGCGCAGGACCCGGCCTGGCAGCGACCGGTGGCGGATACCAGTGACAAGGCGCTCGCCGCCCTGGCCGAACGGCTGACGCGTTGGATGCTGACGCCCACTGGCAGCGAAGGGTATGCCAAGGCCGAGGTCACGGCGGGTGGCGTGGACACACGGGAACTCAGCAGCCAGACTCTGGAAGCGCGCGCGCAGCCAGGTCTGTATTTCATCGGTGAGGTGGTGGACGTCACGGGCTGGCTGGGCGGCTACAACTTCCAGTGGGCCTGGGCCAGCGCCCATGCCTGCGCCATGGCCCTAGTTCCCACACCGCGCTGA
- a CDS encoding HD-GYP domain-containing protein, which yields MNITGIREGEPLPFHLRNEDGQILAYRGQLAQRDVLERLVFRGRQLFIDAAEDHAGAWDDSGGDGHILRPRGQNWYDYQEEANVLLRLPDDPRFLPRLIRFHDHLRELAIANPDAALLALFYLSTIEVRFYSATHAMLVSVMCGLAARNVLSWPEEKERTLSLAALSMNVGMTDLQDTLARQTTVLTPEQKIHVSNHASRSMSQLHRAGVTDPDWLEAVRLHHASFAGGLGNEVPWAERMAHLIQRADSFGARRAPRATRAPLVAARAMQAIYFDENKQIDPAGAALIKAVGIHTPGSFVQLETGEVAIVVKRGQITTTPKVLVLVNSDGIALSRFIVRDTALPGLRVARALERSEVKVSINLERILGFA from the coding sequence GTGAACATCACGGGGATCCGGGAGGGTGAGCCCTTGCCCTTTCACCTACGCAATGAAGACGGCCAGATCCTGGCTTACCGCGGTCAGTTGGCGCAACGCGACGTCCTGGAACGTCTGGTTTTTCGTGGACGACAGCTGTTCATCGACGCGGCGGAAGACCATGCCGGCGCCTGGGATGACTCGGGAGGTGATGGCCACATCCTGCGGCCGCGCGGTCAGAACTGGTACGACTATCAAGAGGAAGCCAATGTTCTGCTGCGTCTGCCGGACGACCCCCGATTTCTGCCGCGCTTGATCCGCTTTCACGACCACCTGCGTGAACTGGCCATCGCCAACCCCGACGCGGCCTTGCTGGCCCTGTTCTACCTGTCGACCATCGAGGTGCGTTTCTACAGCGCGACGCACGCCATGCTGGTCAGCGTCATGTGCGGACTGGCGGCGCGCAACGTACTGAGCTGGCCCGAGGAGAAGGAGCGCACGCTGAGCCTGGCGGCCCTGTCCATGAACGTCGGCATGACGGATCTGCAGGACACGCTGGCGCGTCAGACCACGGTGCTGACGCCTGAGCAGAAGATCCACGTCTCGAACCACGCCTCGCGCTCCATGAGCCAGTTGCATCGGGCGGGCGTGACCGACCCTGACTGGCTGGAAGCCGTGCGCCTGCACCATGCTTCGTTCGCCGGTGGCCTGGGCAACGAAGTGCCCTGGGCGGAACGCATGGCCCACCTGATTCAGCGGGCGGATTCCTTCGGTGCGCGCCGCGCTCCCCGCGCCACGCGCGCGCCCCTGGTCGCGGCGCGGGCCATGCAGGCCATCTACTTCGATGAAAACAAGCAGATCGACCCGGCGGGCGCGGCCTTGATCAAGGCCGTGGGCATTCACACACCGGGCTCTTTCGTGCAGTTGGAGACCGGGGAAGTGGCCATCGTGGTCAAGCGGGGGCAGATCACGACCACGCCCAAGGTGCTGGTCCTGGTCAACTCTGATGGCATTGCCCTCTCGCGTTTCATCGTGCGCGACACCGCGCTGCCGGGCTTGCGTGTGGCGCGAGCGCTTGAGCGCAGCGAGGTGAAAGTCAGCATCAATCTCGAACGAATTCTTGGATTCGCCTGA